The genomic DNA TCTGTAGCATAAGGCCACCTCCCGACGTCCATTTGTCCGGGTGATGACAAACTCGTTTACGTTATGGGAAAATCCGCTTCTGAATTCTCCTCATCAAATCCTGTTATTTCATCACTTGAATCTTTTTCGAGTTCTTTAAAAAGCAGATACGTGTCGATACTTCCTGTTTGCGAAAA from Rossellomorea marisflavi includes the following:
- a CDS encoding YqzL family protein; the encoded protein is MLDLTWKFFSQTGSIDTYLLFKELEKDSSDEITGFDEENSEADFPIT